The Nocardia sp. NBC_00508 nucleotide sequence ATGGCTGCAGCCCGGCACCTACATCGGTGGACACCTGTACGACTCCGGCAGAGGCTCGTTCACCGTGGCCGGGCTGCCCATCCAGAACCCCGAAATCCTTGCGCAGATGACGATTCCCGAGCATGAGACCGCCGTCGAAATTCCGGTCGGCACGAGCCCGTGGGAGTGGTGATCGCGTGCTGTATCTGACCATCAACGAGACCAATGCCCTGCTCCGGACGGCGCACACAGACGCGTTCCATCTGGAGGTGTCCGACGATCATTCAGCGGTGGCGGACGAAACCGAGCCGATGCGCCGGGTGCTCGCCGGGCTGCCACCATTCGAGCCCGATGCCTACCCCGACAGCTGGCGCGAGTGGGACGAACTAGTCGGCGAAGTCACGGCACACGGCGTCACCATGCGCCGCGTGCGAGTGGTGTCGGAACCCCTGACCGACTACGTACGATTCCTGCAGGGGCTCACCGACCGCAACGTACGCCTCGGCGAAGACATCCGGTGGTTGCCGCGACACCTCGTGGACCAAGCCGACTACACCACCGACGAATGGTGGTTGATCGACAACGCCAGGGTCGCGTTCACCATCTTCGGCACCGACGGCGACTTCGTGGGTGCCGCGCTCACCGAGGACCCGGCTATCGTCGACCGCTGCACCGGCATTCGCGACGCATTGTGGAGAAAGGCCACTCCACACGCCGACTACGCTCCCGGTGGGTGAAGTGGATGGGCACTAGCGGAGTCGAACAGGCGCGGGCCGCATTCGGCGCGCGCCTGCGCGAAATCCGCAAAGCTGCACAGCTCACCGGCGTGCAGCTCGCAACCGCGGCCGGCTGGCATTCGGCAAAAGTCTCACGCATCGAGCACGGCAAGCAGACCCCTTCCGACAGCGATATCGCGATCTGGTGCCGACTGTGCGACGCTGAACTCCTGCTGCCCGATCTGCGCGCGGCTCTCGCGAACGTCGATGCGCTCTGGCAGGAATGGCGACGAGTCGCCGCAACTGGGCACGCGCACCAACAACGCCGCCGTGTCGAACTCGAGGCACGCGCGAAGACGATCCGGAATTACGAGCCTGCCGCGATTCCCGGCCTGTTGCAGACCGAGCCATATGCCCGCGCAATCCTCTCGACTTGCATCGATTTCGTCGGCGGCGTTGACGACATCGACCGAGCCGTCCAGGCACGCCTCGCCCGGCAACAGATCCTCCACCACGGAATCCACCGGGTGACCGTCCTTCTCGGTGAGCAGGCCCTTTACACCACAGTCGGCGACGATCAGGTGATGCGCACTCAGCTCGAGCATTTGCTCGGCGTGATGGCGTTGCCGCGGCTGAGTCTCGGCATCATCGCGAGAACCGCGCATTTCATTTACACGACAACGTGTTTCGTGCTGCTCGATACCCGGATGGCCGAAATCGAGACCATCTCGGCCGGTCTGACCATCACCCAGCCACGGGAACTCGCTTACTACGAGAAAACCTGGAGTCGGCTACACCAGCAGGCGAGTTATGGAAGCCAGGCGCGCGCGCTGATCACTGCGGCGCTGGAGCAACGCGGCACATCGCATCTTCAGTAGCGGTCGTCGCTCTATGATTGGTCAGAAGCCCAGTTTCCCGAGTTGTTTCGGGTCGCGCTGCCAGTCCTTCGCCACCTTCACATGCAGATTCAAATAGATCCGCGTGCCGAGGATGTGTTCGATCTGTTTGCGGGCGTTGGTGCCGACTTCCTTCAGGCGGGAGCCGCCCTTGCCGATGACGATGGCTTTCTGGCTGGGGCGCTCGACGTAGAGGAGGGCGTGGACGTCGAGCATGTCCTCGCGTTCCTCGTAGGGTAGGACCTCCTCGATGACGACGGCCAGCGAGTGCGGCAGCTCGTCGCGGACGCCTTCTAGCGCGGCCTCGCGGATGAGCTCGGCCATCAGGGTTTCCTCGGGCTCGTCGGTGAGTTCGCCGTCGGGGTAGAACGCCGGGCCCTCCGGCATCTTCGAGGCGATGACGTCGACGAGGACCTCGACCTGTTCGCCCTTGACCGCCGACACCGGCACCACGTCGGCGTCGGGGCCGAGCAGCTGGGAGACCGCGAGCAGTTGTTCGGCGACCTGGTCGCGGCTCACCTTGTCGATCTTGGTG carries:
- a CDS encoding DUF6879 family protein, with the translated sequence MLYLTINETNALLRTAHTDAFHLEVSDDHSAVADETEPMRRVLAGLPPFEPDAYPDSWREWDELVGEVTAHGVTMRRVRVVSEPLTDYVRFLQGLTDRNVRLGEDIRWLPRHLVDQADYTTDEWWLIDNARVAFTIFGTDGDFVGAALTEDPAIVDRCTGIRDALWRKATPHADYAPGG
- a CDS encoding helix-turn-helix domain-containing protein, producing the protein MGTSGVEQARAAFGARLREIRKAAQLTGVQLATAAGWHSAKVSRIEHGKQTPSDSDIAIWCRLCDAELLLPDLRAALANVDALWQEWRRVAATGHAHQQRRRVELEARAKTIRNYEPAAIPGLLQTEPYARAILSTCIDFVGGVDDIDRAVQARLARQQILHHGIHRVTVLLGEQALYTTVGDDQVMRTQLEHLLGVMALPRLSLGIIARTAHFIYTTTCFVLLDTRMAEIETISAGLTITQPRELAYYEKTWSRLHQQASYGSQARALITAALEQRGTSHLQ
- the era gene encoding GTPase Era, translating into MADRSDAREKDEFRSGFVCFVGRPNTGKSTLTNALVGAKIAITSSRPQTTRHTIRGIVHREHAQLILVDTPGLHRPRTLLGQRLNDLVRDTYSEVDVIALCIPADEKIGPGDRWIVQQIKQMAPKTTLLGVVTKIDKVSRDQVAEQLLAVSQLLGPDADVVPVSAVKGEQVEVLVDVIASKMPEGPAFYPDGELTDEPEETLMAELIREAALEGVRDELPHSLAVVIEEVLPYEEREDMLDVHALLYVERPSQKAIVIGKGGSRLKEVGTNARKQIEHILGTRIYLNLHVKVAKDWQRDPKQLGKLGF